The following proteins are encoded in a genomic region of Clostridium kluyveri:
- a CDS encoding pyrroline-5-carboxylate reductase family protein, with product MLRYGFIAAGNIIRAMHRGAELKEGYDPSEIGVYDINEGVREDYASKGYATFDSMKELVDNSEMLVLGVTPKVVGFIIDELKACYRPGQLMLTVVTGVEQPWYKEHLGKDCKVVICMPNMSSQVGEGAFAVSRNENCTDEDVENVTSILRSCGLVEEIPDGMMAEILPFNGSTPGFIYHISNLMVKEAEKLGLNPDSAIRLFAQTVKGSAEMILSSDISLKDLETALRLPGGATVTALEKIESMGFDAIFEEFVKVSVDHCRKLGNQ from the coding sequence ATGTTACGTTATGGATTTATTGCTGCAGGAAATATTATTCGTGCAATGCACAGAGGAGCAGAACTTAAAGAGGGGTATGACCCTTCAGAAATTGGTGTTTACGATATTAACGAAGGTGTACGTGAAGATTATGCATCCAAAGGTTATGCAACATTTGATAGCATGAAGGAGCTTGTTGATAATTCAGAAATGCTGGTTCTCGGAGTAACACCTAAGGTTGTCGGATTTATCATCGATGAACTGAAAGCATGCTATAGACCGGGACAGCTGATGTTAACAGTAGTAACTGGTGTTGAGCAGCCTTGGTATAAAGAACATCTTGGCAAGGACTGCAAGGTTGTGATTTGCATGCCTAACATGAGTTCACAGGTAGGAGAAGGTGCATTTGCGGTATCACGTAATGAAAACTGCACGGATGAAGATGTAGAGAATGTTACATCAATCCTTAGATCATGTGGTCTTGTGGAAGAGATTCCAGACGGTATGATGGCTGAAATACTTCCTTTTAATGGTTCGACACCTGGATTTATTTATCATATATCCAACCTAATGGTAAAAGAGGCAGAAAAGTTAGGACTGAATCCCGACTCAGCAATTCGTTTATTTGCTCAGACAGTTAAGGGAAGTGCGGAAATGATACTTTCTTCCGATATCAGTCTGAAGGATCTTGAAACTGCACTTAGATTACCTGGTGGTGCTACGGTAACAGCATTGGAAAAGATTGAATCTATGGGATTTGATGCAATATTTGAAGAGTTTGTAAAAGTCTCAGTTGATCACTGCAGGAAACTTGGAAATCAATAA
- a CDS encoding glycyl-radical enzyme activating protein, with protein MSYKSYENMDLSGSVLRIEKSSIFDGDGLRTVVFMKGCPLRCQWCSTPESHDKRIQTTMDGSITYGRSMTVEEVMVEVRKDIPFYFHSGGGMTVSGGEILTQSEFVYNLVRRACWEGIDTCIETSFYGDWNKIETILRCTNTAFVDLKLMDPENHKKYIGVPNDVILSNIRKAGAKRSSMKLIIRRPLIPGVNDSKKDLELLGRFLAELPGVDHLQLLPYHRLGTDTYRKLGLTYQLPDIETPSKEHMEQCAYITNKYVRTII; from the coding sequence ATGAGCTATAAAAGTTATGAAAATATGGATCTTTCAGGCTCTGTACTTCGTATTGAAAAAAGTTCCATTTTCGATGGAGATGGACTTCGGACAGTTGTATTTATGAAAGGATGCCCTCTGCGATGCCAGTGGTGTTCAACTCCTGAAAGTCATGATAAACGGATTCAGACAACTATGGATGGAAGTATTACCTATGGCCGTAGTATGACTGTTGAAGAGGTTATGGTAGAAGTTCGAAAAGATATTCCTTTTTATTTTCATTCAGGTGGTGGTATGACGGTATCCGGAGGAGAAATTCTTACACAATCCGAGTTTGTTTATAATTTAGTGCGCCGTGCATGCTGGGAAGGAATTGACACTTGTATCGAAACCTCTTTTTACGGGGACTGGAATAAGATCGAGACTATTCTAAGATGTACAAATACTGCTTTTGTGGATTTGAAACTAATGGATCCAGAAAACCATAAAAAGTATATAGGGGTTCCCAATGACGTCATTCTTAGCAACATTCGTAAAGCTGGGGCTAAGAGAAGTAGTATGAAGCTGATTATTCGTAGACCGCTGATTCCAGGAGTGAATGATTCCAAAAAGGATCTGGAGCTCCTTGGAAGGTTTCTTGCTGAACTACCGGGTGTGGATCATCTGCAACTATTGCCTTATCATCGTCTTGGAACGGATACTTACCGTAAATTGGGACTTACGTATCAGCTTCCCGATATTGAGACTCCTTCAAAAGAGCATATGGAGCAGTGTGCGTACATTACAAACAAATATGTTAGAACAATAATTTAA